A part of Haladaptatus caseinilyticus genomic DNA contains:
- a CDS encoding IS200/IS605 family accessory protein TnpB-related protein — protein MEDLMSLRKRLNYGKYMNRRLHAWPFARLQSRIEDKVTDVGIPVEYINPAYTSQTCHECRHIGKGGRKRSSAVRTTTVAFRRFRRISVTPQALRNGLNP, from the coding sequence ATGGAGGATTTGATGTCCCTCCGAAAACGATTGAACTACGGCAAGTACATGAACCGCCGGTTGCACGCATGGCCCTTTGCGCGGCTACAGAGCCGTATCGAGGACAAAGTAACGGACGTAGGTATCCCCGTCGAATACATCAACCCCGCCTACACAAGCCAAACATGTCATGAATGTCGTCACATCGGAAAGGGTGGTCGCAAGCGGAGTTCCGCTGTACGAACGACAACTGTCGCGTTTCGACGTTTTAGACGGATATCAGTGACGCCGCAAGCATTACGCAACGGGTTGAACCCGTGA
- a CDS encoding FkbM family methyltransferase — MLSLEKRAAKSHLWNLCKRVGVAPLLATIYWQTKLAIHLWSVSMTIKGQTAEFAADTRTEYQRATSLVGELAVVESLLDDVQESDVVYDIGANIGTHTCFIGKRLKSGMVVAFEPMPKNATRLRYNLSTNLPADRWQIAEFALSNKDGSGTLAVKSQNYGEGKHSLSADGELKIDVMRGETLIAKERFPTPDILKIDVEGAELQVLEGFGEQLSDIRIVYAELHHDLSEKYGTSTDEIEAYLRNNGFEIERLSERSDAYHIRAVQKQQ, encoded by the coding sequence ATGCTTAGTTTGGAGAAACGGGCCGCAAAAAGCCACCTCTGGAATTTATGCAAACGTGTGGGCGTTGCGCCTCTTCTCGCGACTATCTATTGGCAAACCAAGCTTGCGATCCATCTCTGGTCCGTATCAATGACAATCAAAGGTCAAACGGCCGAATTCGCAGCTGATACGCGGACTGAGTATCAACGTGCTACATCCCTTGTTGGTGAGCTTGCAGTAGTAGAATCACTACTCGATGATGTCCAAGAGTCCGACGTCGTATACGATATTGGTGCGAATATTGGAACGCATACTTGCTTTATTGGAAAGCGTCTCAAGAGTGGTATGGTTGTCGCATTTGAACCCATGCCGAAAAACGCGACTCGCCTCAGGTATAATCTTTCAACAAATCTACCAGCCGATCGATGGCAAATCGCTGAATTCGCACTTTCAAACAAAGACGGTTCTGGAACACTCGCGGTCAAGAGCCAGAATTACGGCGAAGGAAAGCACTCTTTGTCCGCAGATGGCGAACTCAAAATCGATGTGATGCGGGGTGAAACACTAATCGCCAAAGAACGATTTCCGACACCAGATATTCTAAAAATTGATGTTGAAGGTGCGGAATTGCAGGTTCTAGAAGGGTTTGGTGAGCAGCTCTCCGACATTCGTATCGTGTATGCAGAACTCCACCACGACTTGAGTGAGAAGTACGGAACCTCCACGGATGAGATCGAAGCGTACCTTCGCAACAATGGATTTGAGATCGAAAGACTTAGCGAGCGGTCGGATGCCTACCATATCAGAGCCGTTCAGAAGCAGCAGTAA
- a CDS encoding nucleotide sugar dehydrogenase, translated as MNSTIGDTERQPEIAGSEENEVIESRDATICIVGLGYVGLPLAVGFDQEGYNVVGFDVDDRKVETLQSGIDTTGDLGDEAIVESKIAYTTDPDEIANADYVMIAVPTPVDQNQQPNLDFVKSAGETVGKYMSPETTVILESTVYPGATREALIPALEAASGLTCGEDFYVGYSPERATPGDPEHGLRDVVKVVGGMNDEVRDNVANLYETVIDAGVHKAASLEVAEASKVVENIQRDLNIALVNELAMAFDGMDMDIDTRDVLEASGTKWNFHDYRPGLVGGHCIPVDPYFFIHRSKQAGYAPHLIEQSRIVNESMPAHVSDMMIKELNRAGKTLRDSRVLILGLTYKPDVADIRTSKVEGIIRQLQEYDIETVGFDPYGDTGLMRDQFGIPVQEDDVCFDNFDGVILATPHRVFYDLDIVDMASKMNDNPAFVDVTGAFDPEKVSESGFSYRRV; from the coding sequence ATGAACTCGACGATAGGAGACACCGAAAGACAGCCGGAGATTGCAGGAAGTGAAGAAAACGAGGTCATAGAGAGTCGAGACGCAACGATTTGTATTGTGGGTCTCGGTTACGTCGGCCTCCCATTGGCTGTCGGATTCGATCAAGAGGGGTACAACGTTGTCGGCTTTGACGTCGATGACAGAAAAGTCGAAACCCTCCAAAGTGGTATCGACACGACGGGCGATCTCGGAGACGAAGCCATTGTTGAGAGTAAGATCGCATATACGACCGACCCTGACGAAATTGCAAATGCGGACTACGTCATGATCGCGGTTCCTACACCCGTCGATCAAAACCAACAACCAAACCTCGACTTTGTCAAGAGCGCTGGGGAGACCGTGGGCAAATATATGTCTCCAGAAACAACGGTCATTCTCGAATCAACTGTTTATCCGGGTGCGACGCGTGAAGCGCTTATACCTGCACTTGAAGCTGCTTCTGGATTGACTTGCGGTGAAGACTTCTATGTTGGTTATTCACCTGAGCGTGCTACACCGGGCGATCCTGAGCACGGTCTACGCGACGTGGTCAAAGTTGTGGGTGGTATGAATGACGAGGTCCGCGACAATGTTGCAAACCTATACGAGACGGTTATCGACGCCGGTGTTCATAAGGCGGCGTCATTGGAGGTTGCAGAAGCGAGCAAAGTCGTTGAAAATATCCAGCGTGACCTGAATATTGCTCTGGTGAACGAGCTAGCGATGGCTTTCGACGGTATGGACATGGATATTGACACGCGTGACGTTCTCGAAGCGTCGGGAACAAAGTGGAACTTCCACGACTATCGTCCCGGCCTGGTCGGTGGTCACTGTATCCCTGTCGATCCTTACTTCTTCATTCACCGATCTAAGCAAGCTGGCTACGCACCCCATCTTATCGAGCAGAGTCGAATTGTGAATGAATCAATGCCAGCTCATGTTTCCGACATGATGATAAAAGAACTAAATCGAGCAGGAAAAACCTTGCGTGACAGTCGAGTCCTCATTCTCGGCCTCACCTACAAACCCGATGTTGCTGACATTCGGACCTCAAAAGTAGAAGGTATTATCCGTCAACTTCAGGAATACGATATTGAGACAGTTGGCTTCGATCCGTATGGCGATACTGGTTTGATGCGCGATCAATTCGGCATTCCTGTTCAAGAGGACGACGTCTGCTTCGATAATTTCGACGGTGTCATTCTTGCTACCCCCCACCGTGTCTTCTACGATCTTGATATCGTGGATATGGCAAGTAAAATGAATGATAATCCGGCATTTGTGGATGTGACCGGTGCGTTTGATCCTGAGAAGGTTTCTGAATCTGGCTTCTCGTATCGGAGGGTGTAA
- a CDS encoding polysaccharide deacetylase family protein — protein sequence MKRQTRRTFLTTVGAAGTLSLAGCSALSDSDGQETTSKTTSQTGSPSTTSDNGKETTTQPSQGPQTFESFEKLGSWSAVDRQGKLKKSTKQKYEGSQSAHIVGSQQTKEGHIYRADFAQDGSPEDFSNKNLSLAFKCTSHDFVKIAVQLYAPDRGHIVEMKRTLYGPKGKWVRVNLGVTSAQRQQSVDLSKVYEMRIIGRPRDPNTSKPIEFYVDDMKTVPAPKKGMVMLTFDDGLESHFTKAHKMMNKYNFGGVDAIITDAVYDDGFLTQGQMRKMVESGWDMIAHPNTQAQSMNQRPAKEQEQLMMESKNWLKKYGYNGHKYMAVPKNVLGPNTFDLAQKHFDATLSFGAAPNAAPVIKKDTIVSRMYGDSSVQQTKKMIDYAAKYKQLSPFLFHKIGGQDGFPEKKFEQILKYIKQSNVEVVTLTDLAERNMLI from the coding sequence ATGAAACGACAGACTCGACGTACGTTCCTGACGACGGTCGGTGCCGCCGGTACTCTTAGTCTTGCTGGTTGCTCCGCCCTTAGCGACTCTGATGGTCAGGAGACAACCTCAAAAACTACCAGTCAAACGGGATCGCCCTCCACAACGTCTGATAACGGTAAGGAAACTACCACGCAGCCAAGTCAAGGCCCACAAACCTTCGAAAGCTTCGAAAAGCTTGGCTCTTGGAGTGCCGTCGATAGACAGGGGAAGCTCAAGAAAAGTACAAAACAAAAGTACGAAGGATCACAGTCGGCTCACATTGTTGGAAGTCAGCAAACAAAAGAGGGCCACATTTACCGTGCAGATTTTGCACAGGATGGTAGTCCGGAAGACTTCAGCAACAAAAATCTCTCTCTGGCATTCAAGTGTACATCGCATGATTTCGTGAAGATCGCGGTTCAGCTGTATGCTCCTGATCGCGGCCACATCGTCGAAATGAAGCGGACTCTCTATGGGCCAAAGGGGAAGTGGGTTCGTGTTAATCTCGGTGTCACGAGTGCTCAGCGACAGCAAAGCGTTGATCTCTCGAAGGTGTATGAGATGAGAATCATCGGTCGTCCAAGAGACCCCAATACAAGTAAGCCCATTGAATTCTATGTTGATGATATGAAAACCGTTCCTGCACCAAAGAAGGGAATGGTGATGCTTACTTTCGACGATGGCCTCGAATCTCATTTCACGAAGGCCCATAAAATGATGAATAAGTATAATTTCGGCGGCGTTGACGCCATTATTACGGATGCCGTTTACGACGACGGCTTCCTAACACAGGGTCAAATGCGTAAAATGGTCGAGAGCGGTTGGGATATGATTGCCCACCCGAACACCCAGGCACAATCGATGAACCAACGACCGGCCAAAGAGCAAGAGCAGCTCATGATGGAATCCAAAAATTGGCTGAAAAAGTATGGATATAACGGTCACAAATATATGGCCGTTCCGAAAAATGTCCTCGGACCGAATACGTTTGACCTTGCTCAGAAGCATTTTGATGCAACGCTTTCATTCGGTGCGGCTCCAAACGCAGCTCCTGTTATTAAAAAGGACACCATTGTCTCGCGAATGTACGGGGATAGCAGCGTTCAACAAACCAAGAAGATGATTGACTACGCAGCCAAGTACAAGCAACTGTCCCCCTTCCTGTTCCACAAAATCGGCGGGCAAGATGGATTCCCAGAGAAGAAGTTTGAGCAGATTCTGAAGTATATCAAACAGAGTAATGTTGAAGTTGTCACGCTCACAGATCTGGCTGAGCGCAACATGCTCATCTAA
- a CDS encoding asparagine synthase-related protein: MQDEFCRPPGIVVTRDDIPIVKRGVRMMNKEIFGVFGDRDEFERFRSDREFDDVVTSDIATVGIRDTGLGIPGRSASYSGERGSCIIWGEAYPNKRGWSEPARWLLEQYEKKGKEAIEALNGSYLAFIEHEGDAVVLTDPIRSWECFYTDGPGVRVFGSDAAEVAKTIDNPTMRRQSVGEFLHMGVVLGNKTLFHELHRTSFDGYLTRDEVGELDRFVYNEQKMDYASELADRMQRAIRRRSRQPGRKGLLLSAGYDSRTLLSQFPEIEHCYTVGVPDAQEVKVARRLAKQYGVNHTTLVTNDRYIVPGEEKVRDTNGIKESIHIHHAGYNSDIEVDTMYHGLLFDTLLRGFGQKRKEFELLGKRIPLKQMEMDPDPVEASFDNFGYLPDKSRFIAEQYTDDLDAANEFVSDAIANEFDRCWERTDSIQNALSLFSISNQPTIPFRTHLADNYLESFIAADTELLEWHLQTPPEYRSTATFIRAIRQLDTDIFRHRPPDRPYMSTLLSEMERFARRKLPFVKNFEPAWPDRKLVYDRYNLDQRLFPEYESIHELPPRHKLRINDMVGWVGQCSETVVSPIDVLHLPTDDNEVDEIRSEH, from the coding sequence ATGCAAGACGAATTCTGTCGACCACCAGGAATCGTCGTGACACGGGACGACATTCCAATAGTGAAAAGAGGTGTGAGAATGATGAATAAGGAAATATTCGGTGTATTCGGCGACCGGGATGAGTTTGAGCGATTCCGTTCTGACCGAGAGTTTGATGATGTTGTAACAAGCGACATTGCAACAGTTGGAATTCGGGATACTGGACTTGGGATTCCTGGACGAAGCGCTTCTTATTCTGGAGAGCGCGGATCGTGCATTATCTGGGGAGAGGCATATCCAAATAAACGTGGATGGTCAGAGCCTGCTCGCTGGTTGCTTGAACAGTATGAAAAAAAGGGAAAAGAAGCGATTGAAGCTCTCAACGGGTCCTATCTTGCATTTATCGAACATGAGGGAGACGCCGTCGTTCTCACTGATCCAATTCGGTCGTGGGAATGCTTTTATACCGATGGTCCTGGGGTTCGAGTGTTTGGTTCGGACGCAGCAGAAGTCGCCAAAACCATTGATAACCCAACGATGCGCAGACAATCGGTTGGCGAATTTCTGCACATGGGTGTCGTTCTTGGTAACAAAACGCTGTTTCATGAGCTTCATCGTACTTCATTTGATGGTTATCTAACACGAGACGAAGTTGGTGAACTTGACCGGTTCGTCTATAATGAACAGAAGATGGACTACGCGAGCGAGCTAGCAGATCGAATGCAGCGAGCGATCCGCCGCCGGTCGCGTCAACCTGGGAGGAAGGGGTTGCTCCTGTCTGCAGGATATGACTCGCGGACACTATTGTCTCAGTTTCCAGAAATTGAGCACTGTTATACGGTCGGCGTGCCAGATGCACAGGAGGTTAAAGTCGCTCGACGACTGGCCAAGCAGTATGGCGTCAATCATACTACACTAGTAACGAATGACCGCTACATCGTTCCCGGTGAGGAAAAGGTCAGAGACACTAACGGCATCAAAGAATCAATCCACATCCACCACGCGGGATACAACAGTGACATCGAAGTAGATACAATGTATCATGGTCTCCTATTTGATACGCTTCTCCGTGGGTTTGGACAAAAGCGAAAGGAGTTTGAATTACTTGGGAAGCGTATTCCACTGAAGCAGATGGAAATGGACCCAGATCCAGTTGAAGCTTCGTTCGACAATTTCGGCTACCTTCCCGATAAGAGCCGATTCATCGCCGAGCAGTATACGGATGACTTGGACGCAGCTAATGAATTCGTGAGCGATGCGATTGCCAATGAATTCGACCGATGTTGGGAACGCACTGACTCAATACAAAATGCATTGTCGCTGTTCAGTATTAGCAATCAACCCACGATTCCGTTCCGCACACATCTCGCGGACAACTACCTTGAATCATTCATTGCAGCAGACACAGAACTATTGGAGTGGCATCTGCAGACACCACCGGAATACCGTAGCACAGCGACATTCATCCGTGCGATTCGGCAATTAGATACAGATATCTTCCGCCACCGACCGCCAGACCGGCCATATATGTCGACACTCCTTTCGGAAATGGAGCGATTTGCACGACGAAAACTTCCATTCGTGAAGAATTTCGAACCGGCATGGCCGGACCGTAAGTTGGTATACGACCGGTATAATTTGGATCAGCGACTGTTTCCGGAGTACGAGTCGATTCACGAGTTACCGCCTCGACACAAGCTTCGGATTAATGATATGGTCGGTTGGGTTGGTCAATGCTCTGAAACGGTAGTCAGTCCAATTGACGTTCTTCATTTACCAACTGACGATAATGAAGTAGACGAAATTCGATCCGAGCACTGA
- a CDS encoding DUF1616 domain-containing protein, with translation MSTNSRWWFIDLVLTLILTGISGFAVIAGVGGRLRVALVLPLVVFLPGYVFISALFPEGGEGEIRVFGDDTTDVEYAVGGPERVGLAVVASIAIVPMVAALANFTPWGVRLMPILVGVVCFTILSTLIAFIRRWRVPSYQRYSPGLPGLLFNSTDRRVSGKTTSMINIGIVISFLLVASSVGFAVLNPPQGEQFTEFNIEGQDINSNTETFYQVDLDSGLTVNVTNHEGERTRYTVVAVLERVQDGSVSQQTQIGEQQVTIESEQKKQVTFTTDRSLSGDNVRVRLLLYKGEPSGSPYKVLRLWLSQQSSATEARTTNGGDDESEGDEETQPTETSTPSSTSSPDTETQTSSATTQPPFTTTTSQSTFGTTTTQPRFTTTTSQTGFTTRQTTQRTSTTTSTTTDDGLFASHEGDYSTS, from the coding sequence ATGAGTACGAATAGCCGCTGGTGGTTTATAGATCTCGTGCTAACCCTCATACTGACCGGTATAAGCGGATTTGCAGTGATTGCAGGGGTCGGTGGGCGATTGCGTGTTGCACTCGTGCTACCGCTCGTCGTATTTTTGCCGGGATACGTTTTTATATCTGCGCTCTTCCCAGAAGGTGGAGAAGGTGAGATTCGAGTATTTGGAGACGACACAACCGATGTAGAGTATGCAGTTGGCGGCCCTGAAAGAGTTGGTCTCGCTGTCGTAGCAAGTATCGCTATTGTGCCAATGGTTGCGGCGTTAGCGAATTTCACACCATGGGGTGTCCGATTGATGCCGATTTTAGTTGGAGTTGTTTGTTTTACAATTTTATCAACTCTTATTGCTTTTATTCGCCGCTGGAGAGTGCCTTCCTATCAACGATATTCGCCCGGATTGCCCGGACTCCTCTTTAATTCAACAGACAGACGAGTGAGTGGAAAAACGACCTCAATGATAAATATTGGAATTGTTATTAGTTTTCTATTGGTCGCGAGTAGCGTTGGGTTTGCAGTTCTTAACCCACCACAGGGGGAGCAGTTTACTGAATTCAATATTGAAGGGCAAGATATCAACAGTAACACAGAGACATTCTATCAAGTTGATCTCGATAGTGGATTAACGGTTAACGTTACTAACCACGAAGGTGAGCGGACAAGGTACACTGTTGTGGCAGTATTAGAGCGAGTTCAAGATGGGAGTGTGAGCCAACAAACACAGATTGGCGAACAGCAGGTGACAATCGAGTCTGAGCAGAAAAAGCAGGTGACTTTCACTACTGATCGGTCCCTTTCGGGCGATAATGTTCGGGTCCGCCTGTTACTATACAAAGGCGAACCATCTGGCAGCCCATACAAAGTATTGCGACTTTGGCTTTCTCAACAGAGTAGCGCGACAGAAGCTAGAACCACAAACGGCGGTGATGATGAAAGTGAAGGTGATGAGGAAACCCAACCTACTGAAACTAGCACACCCTCAAGCACATCCTCGCCAGATACAGAAACACAAACAAGCAGCGCAACAACCCAACCACCATTTACGACAACCACTTCCCAGTCCACCTTTGGAACAACCACAACCCAACCTAGATTCACAACGACGACATCACAAACCGGGTTCACAACAAGGCAGACAACTCAGCGCACCAGTACAACTACTTCGACAACAACCGACGACGGACTGTTTGCTTCTCACGAAGGTGATTATAGTACGTCGTGA
- a CDS encoding FkbM family methyltransferase, giving the protein MSSTNFPVKVLRAGRRVLATPPIQSIINHLGLQSTLSEVYWQLLFRFSGGRYTQQVRDVKLNFYATNADDYRHYRTLVDERPVLDDLLSRLKPEDVFYDIGAYIGSYTCFAAKAISEGQVVTFEPREQKAVQINANLTRNSLHAEIRQEALSNKSGKARFSTDGVAQLSKSGTEQVILKRGDELVEAGEVPPPTVVKIDVEGAEVDTIHGLSETLSRPECRLVYCEVHPTFIGEYNANEDDVRRALTDYGFTVETIHQRGEEYFIRAEK; this is encoded by the coding sequence ATGTCTTCTACCAACTTCCCAGTTAAGGTGTTACGAGCTGGACGACGTGTGCTTGCCACACCACCGATACAATCAATCATAAACCACCTTGGCCTCCAATCGACGCTTTCAGAAGTATACTGGCAGCTTCTCTTTCGCTTCAGTGGTGGAAGATACACACAGCAAGTTAGGGACGTCAAGTTGAACTTTTATGCAACAAATGCGGATGACTACCGACACTATAGGACACTTGTCGACGAACGTCCCGTTTTAGATGACTTGCTCTCTCGCTTAAAGCCAGAAGATGTCTTTTATGATATTGGCGCATACATCGGGAGCTACACCTGTTTTGCCGCAAAGGCGATTTCGGAGGGGCAGGTCGTTACTTTTGAACCACGTGAGCAAAAAGCCGTTCAGATTAACGCAAATCTCACACGTAACAGCTTACATGCAGAGATACGACAAGAAGCACTTTCAAACAAATCAGGAAAGGCGAGATTTTCGACGGATGGGGTTGCACAACTTTCCAAGAGTGGAACAGAGCAAGTCATATTGAAACGTGGTGATGAATTAGTGGAGGCAGGCGAGGTACCACCACCAACCGTTGTCAAAATTGACGTGGAAGGTGCAGAAGTGGACACCATTCATGGTCTTTCAGAGACGCTCTCACGGCCCGAGTGCCGGTTAGTATATTGCGAAGTACATCCAACCTTTATTGGGGAGTATAATGCGAATGAGGACGACGTTAGAAGGGCGCTAACGGATTATGGGTTTACAGTCGAAACAATACACCAACGGGGCGAGGAGTACTTTATTCGAGCGGAAAAATAG
- a CDS encoding glycosyltransferase family 2 protein translates to MYEGHTIGVVVPAYNEEGFVGDVLDSLPDFVDRVYAIDDASTDDTWEEIRAHAAVERAPRAGVSDDTDGKVVAIRHQQNRGAGGAIKTGYLAARDDGIDVTVTIDADGQMDPGMMTQFLDPIVAEKADYTKGNRLSNSEFRSAMPRFRLLGNWLLTGLTRIASGYWDITDPQNGYTAISLQALEAIDLEEMYEYYGYCNDILVKLNVADMQVADVDMPSAYGDEESSIEYDDYIPKVSIMLLRNFFWRLGSRYRTHPLGIAYALGILSALAGFAHGFRAIGSIFSGSETDNAQKSLTSLVLGVIAIAIGIILDRRESR, encoded by the coding sequence ATGTACGAAGGGCACACGATAGGCGTCGTCGTGCCCGCGTACAACGAAGAAGGGTTTGTCGGCGATGTACTTGATTCGCTTCCCGACTTCGTAGACCGCGTCTATGCCATCGACGACGCCTCGACAGACGATACATGGGAGGAGATACGTGCGCACGCCGCTGTTGAGCGGGCACCACGTGCTGGTGTAAGTGATGATACTGATGGAAAAGTCGTTGCCATACGCCATCAACAGAATCGAGGTGCTGGTGGTGCTATCAAAACCGGCTATCTCGCAGCACGGGATGACGGTATTGATGTAACAGTCACCATTGATGCAGATGGTCAGATGGATCCTGGGATGATGACGCAGTTCTTGGACCCAATTGTCGCTGAGAAAGCTGATTACACGAAGGGTAATCGACTTTCGAATTCAGAGTTTCGCAGCGCGATGCCGCGTTTCCGATTGCTCGGAAACTGGTTATTGACTGGATTGACGAGAATTGCCAGCGGTTATTGGGATATCACTGACCCACAAAATGGGTATACCGCTATCTCATTACAAGCACTCGAGGCAATTGATCTTGAAGAAATGTATGAATATTATGGTTATTGTAACGATATCCTTGTGAAACTAAATGTGGCCGATATGCAAGTCGCTGATGTAGATATGCCTTCGGCATATGGCGACGAAGAAAGTAGTATCGAGTATGATGACTATATTCCGAAAGTGTCGATCATGCTCCTCAGAAACTTTTTCTGGCGACTTGGATCGCGGTATCGTACTCATCCACTCGGAATCGCTTACGCTCTCGGAATCCTGAGTGCATTGGCTGGCTTTGCTCATGGTTTCCGTGCTATTGGTTCCATTTTCTCTGGGTCGGAGACCGACAATGCCCAAAAGTCGCTCACATCACTTGTGTTGGGTGTCATCGCCATTGCCATTGGAATCATTCTTGACCGGAGGGAAAGTCGATGA
- a CDS encoding helix-turn-helix transcriptional regulator has product MVKTGDEDDDQVPNNREIKLGTNVTSEDTDKDGLKDRSEIVDYNTNPKSPDTDNDSLRDAQEIQVGSDPTEPDTDADGLIDGQEEQLGTNASAADTDDDGITDAKEINLEPATDPTKNDTDGDGRADAAELESQTDPLEPDTDGDGLNDGDEHKYNTDPTKVDTDGDGVSDAKEIEIGTDPLNEDTDDDGLDDGLEYHFGTNPNSPIIAGGLYLVLLSFLVGCAVLIQRNGVHWFSDLFRDNNQKQTQQSGTKKSNEVVTDADRVLSLLRENGGRLPQGQFIEETGWSKSKVSRLLSKMEDQKKISKINIGRKNIVIIYGQEPNNMAHSENEDK; this is encoded by the coding sequence ATGGTCAAAACTGGAGACGAAGATGACGACCAGGTTCCTAACAATCGAGAAATTAAATTAGGAACTAATGTCACAAGCGAGGACACCGATAAAGATGGGCTAAAGGATCGCTCAGAGATCGTGGATTATAACACCAACCCGAAAAGCCCTGATACAGATAACGATAGTCTTCGAGACGCCCAGGAAATACAGGTAGGATCCGATCCAACGGAACCAGATACAGATGCTGATGGATTAATCGATGGACAAGAAGAGCAACTCGGAACAAATGCAAGTGCTGCGGATACCGACGATGATGGAATAACTGATGCCAAGGAGATTAATCTCGAGCCAGCGACTGATCCAACTAAAAACGATACAGACGGAGATGGCAGAGCTGATGCAGCTGAATTAGAATCACAAACAGACCCATTAGAACCCGACACAGATGGAGATGGGCTCAACGATGGGGATGAACACAAGTACAACACAGATCCAACAAAAGTAGATACAGATGGTGACGGCGTTAGCGATGCAAAGGAAATTGAAATTGGGACAGACCCACTCAACGAGGATACGGACGATGATGGACTTGACGACGGGCTAGAATACCACTTTGGAACAAACCCTAATAGCCCTATCATCGCGGGTGGATTATATCTTGTATTGTTGAGTTTCCTTGTCGGATGTGCGGTGCTTATTCAGCGTAATGGCGTGCATTGGTTCTCAGACTTATTCAGAGATAATAACCAAAAACAGACTCAACAGTCGGGAACGAAAAAATCGAATGAAGTGGTGACAGATGCAGACCGAGTCCTCTCTCTCCTACGAGAAAACGGTGGTCGACTTCCTCAAGGACAGTTCATTGAAGAAACCGGATGGTCCAAATCCAAAGTTAGCCGGTTACTTTCGAAGATGGAAGACCAGAAAAAGATTAGCAAGATAAATATTGGTCGGAAGAACATCGTCATCATATACGGACAAGAGCCAAATAATATGGCGCATTCGGAGAATGAAGACAAGTAA
- a CDS encoding DUF354 domain-containing protein — protein MKVFVTIQHPAHVHFFRNAIAELEDDGHDVHVFAREKEMAVELLQLYDIEHEVLAGTASGLSQLARVQATYEARLLHRAIQSKPDVIAAIGGVAAAHVAKVVGARSVIFYDTEHASLIQNLAFPFASVVYTPDCYRGSIGPKQVRYSGYHELAYLHPNRFEPDPTIVSDLGLDPDDTFVVLRLIEWGASHDVGQGGFGDVKDVVTQLEDAGAEVLITSERSLPPEIESRRATVEPHRMHDLLAFANLFVGEGATMAAESAVLGTPAIYVNTLTMGYTDELDERYGLLFNYQDEDRHKLALKKAISILEGDEDWDARRQQLLSDKIDTTDVVLRGIKGHSRQSNDQSQTPDMEA, from the coding sequence ATGAAGGTATTTGTTACAATTCAACATCCCGCTCACGTACACTTCTTCCGCAATGCGATTGCGGAATTAGAAGACGACGGGCATGACGTGCACGTCTTTGCCCGAGAAAAAGAGATGGCTGTTGAACTCCTCCAGTTATACGATATTGAACACGAAGTCTTAGCTGGAACTGCGTCTGGGCTATCACAGTTGGCCCGAGTTCAGGCAACCTACGAGGCACGTTTGCTACATCGAGCTATCCAATCAAAGCCTGACGTAATAGCTGCAATTGGCGGCGTTGCGGCGGCTCATGTTGCAAAAGTTGTCGGAGCACGGAGTGTCATTTTCTATGACACGGAGCATGCGTCACTTATTCAAAATCTCGCATTCCCGTTTGCGAGCGTGGTCTATACACCTGACTGTTATCGAGGTAGTATTGGCCCAAAGCAGGTACGATACTCCGGATATCACGAACTCGCGTATCTGCACCCTAATCGTTTCGAACCGGATCCTACCATTGTTTCCGACCTAGGACTTGACCCCGACGATACGTTTGTCGTCCTTCGGCTCATTGAGTGGGGAGCATCTCACGATGTAGGTCAGGGTGGATTCGGCGATGTAAAGGACGTAGTTACACAACTCGAAGATGCTGGTGCTGAGGTGCTAATCACTTCCGAACGGTCCCTTCCTCCGGAAATCGAATCTCGACGTGCAACGGTTGAACCGCACCGAATGCATGACCTCCTGGCATTCGCCAATCTTTTTGTTGGCGAGGGAGCAACGATGGCTGCGGAGAGTGCAGTACTCGGTACGCCGGCAATCTATGTTAATACCCTCACGATGGGTTACACAGATGAACTTGACGAGCGCTATGGTCTATTATTCAATTACCAGGATGAAGATCGTCATAAGCTAGCGCTTAAAAAAGCAATCTCAATTCTCGAGGGAGATGAGGATTGGGACGCACGTCGTCAACAGCTGTTGTCAGACAAGATTGACACAACGGATGTAGTTCTCCGCGGTATAAAAGGTCATTCCCGGCAGTCAAACGACCAATCACAAACACCGGATATGGAGGCTTGA